From the Phycisphaeraceae bacterium genome, one window contains:
- a CDS encoding sialate O-acetylesterase, translating into MKTISRALLFVLILSGACSSAWATLQLPSVFGDHMVLQRDQEIPVWGKADAGQAVTVQLLEVDNPRPLAQGFTQADAQGRWRIDLQEQPAGGPYRLVVRGGDVVTLDDVYLGEVWLCSGQSNMEWPVRLSNNADAEAMAADDPLIRHFDVPRTISPLPLDDTESVWTVASPSTVPHYTAVGYFFARELRNKLGVPVGLINSTWGGTRIEPWMPPHSLAEYPELLAEAEAAAEKARSFTGSVEEAATEVEREQEAYTRAVAERRRRVIEGGTGLADGWAEPGLDVSDWTNMAVPGNWEDSGIEEFDAFDGVVWYRRTFDIPASWVGRDLVLELGGIDDIDTTYVNGTEVGKTGFDAGDHWRKPRVYQVPGTLITGLRVTLAIRVGDWYYAGGFNGTARDILVRLAEPRPGSQETVVRLAGVWKAKIDAAGVAGPMPPAPASAALGDATNRTPTALYHGMIQPVLPYGIRGAIWYQGESNASEAERYRDLMPGLINAWRADWGDEAMPFGIVQLANFMEVRTDPRESAWAELRDAQLNTAKTMDNVGLAVIIDIGEADDIHPRNKQDVGSRLARWAMADAYGQEGVGWSGPMFDRAFFVDNKVIVTFDLFGSRLATRDGSAPAGFAVQDEMGTWHWAEARIEGDRVEVWCDEVPSPVAIRYAWADNPVSANLVNTEKLPASPFEASMPESE; encoded by the coding sequence ATGAAGACCATCTCTCGCGCGTTGCTGTTTGTTCTGATCCTATCCGGGGCGTGTTCGTCAGCGTGGGCGACGTTGCAGTTGCCCTCGGTGTTTGGCGATCACATGGTGCTGCAGCGGGATCAGGAGATCCCGGTCTGGGGCAAGGCGGATGCGGGCCAGGCGGTGACCGTGCAACTATTGGAGGTGGACAACCCGCGTCCGCTGGCTCAGGGGTTCACGCAGGCCGATGCACAGGGCCGCTGGCGGATTGATCTTCAGGAGCAGCCGGCGGGCGGGCCGTATCGGCTGGTGGTGCGAGGCGGGGACGTCGTGACGTTGGATGACGTCTATCTGGGTGAGGTGTGGTTGTGCTCGGGTCAGTCGAATATGGAGTGGCCCGTGCGCCTCTCTAATAACGCGGACGCCGAGGCGATGGCAGCGGATGATCCGCTCATCCGACACTTTGATGTGCCACGGACGATCTCGCCTCTGCCTCTGGATGACACCGAGTCGGTGTGGACAGTCGCGTCACCTTCGACAGTCCCGCACTACACGGCGGTGGGTTACTTCTTTGCGCGCGAACTGCGTAACAAACTTGGCGTACCGGTTGGGCTGATCAACAGCACCTGGGGCGGCACGCGGATCGAGCCCTGGATGCCGCCTCACTCCTTGGCGGAATATCCCGAACTGCTGGCTGAGGCCGAAGCGGCAGCGGAGAAGGCACGATCCTTCACAGGGAGTGTGGAGGAAGCAGCGACCGAGGTCGAACGCGAGCAGGAGGCCTACACGCGCGCGGTGGCAGAACGCCGTCGCCGGGTGATCGAGGGCGGGACGGGACTCGCCGATGGTTGGGCAGAGCCCGGTCTTGATGTCAGCGACTGGACCAACATGGCCGTGCCGGGCAACTGGGAAGACAGCGGGATCGAGGAGTTTGATGCCTTTGATGGCGTGGTGTGGTACCGACGGACGTTCGATATCCCCGCCTCATGGGTCGGACGTGACCTGGTGCTGGAACTGGGTGGGATCGATGACATCGACACGACCTATGTCAACGGAACCGAGGTCGGCAAGACCGGCTTCGATGCGGGGGATCACTGGCGAAAACCACGCGTCTACCAAGTGCCCGGCACGTTGATCACGGGCTTGCGGGTAACGCTGGCGATCCGGGTGGGCGACTGGTACTACGCGGGCGGGTTCAATGGCACAGCCCGGGACATCCTGGTTCGTCTGGCCGAGCCTCGGCCGGGCTCACAGGAGACCGTGGTTCGTCTGGCGGGTGTGTGGAAGGCAAAGATCGATGCGGCGGGCGTGGCAGGGCCGATGCCGCCAGCGCCAGCGTCGGCGGCGCTGGGTGATGCGACGAATCGAACCCCTACGGCGCTCTATCACGGGATGATCCAGCCGGTGCTGCCTTACGGGATCCGGGGCGCGATCTGGTATCAGGGCGAGTCGAACGCGAGTGAAGCCGAGCGATATCGCGATCTGATGCCCGGGCTGATCAACGCCTGGCGAGCGGACTGGGGGGATGAGGCGATGCCGTTTGGGATCGTACAACTGGCCAACTTCATGGAGGTCCGGACCGACCCCCGCGAGTCGGCGTGGGCGGAGCTGCGCGACGCGCAACTCAACACCGCGAAGACCATGGACAACGTCGGCCTGGCCGTCATCATCGACATCGGCGAAGCCGATGACATCCACCCGCGCAACAAGCAGGACGTCGGCAGCCGACTCGCTCGATGGGCCATGGCAGACGCTTATGGCCAAGAGGGCGTCGGTTGGAGCGGGCCGATGTTTGATCGCGCGTTCTTCGTCGACAACAAGGTCATCGTGACCTTCGATCTCTTCGGCTCACGGCTGGCGACCCGAGACGGCTCGGCTCCCGCAGGGTTCGCGGTACAGGATGAGATGGGAACATGGCACTGGGCCGAGGCACGCATCGAGGGCGATCGCGTCGAGGTGTGGTGTGATGAGGTCCCGTCGCCGGTCGCGATCCGGTACGCGTGGGCGGACAACCCGGTGTCGGCGAATCTGGTGAACACCGAGAAGCTCCCCGCGTCGCCGTTCGAGGCCTCCATGCCTGAGTCGGAATAA
- a CDS encoding class I SAM-dependent methyltransferase translates to MTTARSTVVPENDRRSFSWRARLLLGLESVFPPAVAEVPSGEAEQAEHEYGKAAGSYQRFVNELGRVEGLDILDFGCGWGGESVWLAERGARVTGCDISSSAIEHARAFAERRGVLGGPKGVVFAEVGATELPFENGRFDAVFSTDVFEHVMDLETVLRELRRVLRPGGVLLTRFGPLFYSPLGYHLRWVTQVPWAHLMFGLGPVMEIRNTRRTPMDVSSWEETGLNRATFERFRQAVHTSGFEVKRLERIPVKGLRPLAMLPGVGDLMTFGVDARLVA, encoded by the coding sequence ATGACGACAGCGAGGTCCACTGTGGTTCCAGAGAATGATCGCCGTTCGTTCTCCTGGCGAGCCCGATTGCTGCTTGGCCTGGAGTCGGTCTTCCCCCCTGCCGTGGCGGAGGTCCCCTCCGGCGAAGCCGAGCAGGCGGAGCACGAGTACGGCAAGGCGGCGGGGAGTTACCAGCGCTTTGTCAATGAGTTGGGCCGGGTCGAGGGTCTCGACATCCTCGACTTCGGCTGCGGCTGGGGCGGGGAGTCGGTCTGGCTCGCCGAGCGCGGGGCGCGCGTCACAGGATGTGACATCAGCAGCTCGGCCATCGAGCATGCCCGGGCCTTTGCGGAGCGACGGGGTGTGCTGGGCGGGCCAAAGGGCGTTGTGTTTGCGGAGGTCGGGGCGACGGAGCTGCCGTTCGAGAACGGTCGCTTCGATGCGGTGTTCTCGACGGACGTGTTCGAGCATGTGATGGATCTGGAGACTGTGCTCCGCGAGCTGCGGCGCGTGCTGCGGCCGGGCGGGGTATTGCTGACACGGTTTGGCCCGCTGTTCTACAGCCCGCTGGGGTATCACCTGAGATGGGTCACTCAGGTGCCCTGGGCGCATCTGATGTTCGGGCTGGGGCCGGTCATGGAAATCCGCAATACCCGTCGTACGCCGATGGACGTGTCGAGCTGGGAGGAGACGGGCCTCAATCGGGCGACGTTCGAGCGATTCCGTCAAGCGGTCCATACGAGCGGCTTCGAGGTAAAGCGTCTCGAGCGGATTCCCGTCAAGGGGCTGAGGCCTCTGGCGATGCTGCCGGGCGTCGGCGATTTGATGACGTTTGGGGTCGATGCTCGTCTGGTGGCCTGA
- a CDS encoding class I SAM-dependent methyltransferase, whose translation MPTQWTDDPLEPYRQAHAQGGSAFGVTLWNTEESQRKRFRVLREMVYLQGKRILDAGCSRGDLAAYLLEQGPMYGRYTGVDGLAGVIEFAKSRGLPDSEFVAADLLEQPEALRTGDPQVVFLSGTLNTMDLPTALQLLESCWEAASETLVFNFLSDLVGPKAPAQDYPASRLPTVKLLEWAAKRAEGNVMLRQDYFRQGHDATVVMGKGL comes from the coding sequence ATGCCGACGCAGTGGACCGACGATCCTTTGGAGCCCTACCGGCAGGCGCACGCCCAAGGCGGGTCGGCCTTCGGCGTGACGCTTTGGAACACCGAAGAGTCCCAACGCAAGCGCTTCCGTGTGCTGCGCGAGATGGTCTACCTGCAGGGCAAGCGAATCCTCGACGCCGGTTGCTCGCGTGGCGACCTCGCTGCCTACCTGCTGGAGCAGGGTCCGATGTACGGCCGGTACACCGGCGTCGACGGCCTCGCGGGGGTGATCGAGTTCGCCAAGAGTCGGGGGCTGCCGGACTCCGAGTTCGTGGCGGCGGACTTGCTCGAGCAACCCGAAGCCCTGCGCACCGGCGACCCGCAGGTGGTGTTTCTCTCCGGCACGCTGAACACCATGGACCTGCCGACAGCGCTCCAACTGCTGGAGTCGTGCTGGGAAGCGGCCAGCGAGACGCTGGTGTTCAACTTCCTCTCCGACCTCGTCGGGCCGAAGGCACCCGCGCAGGACTACCCCGCCTCTCGCCTGCCTACCGTGAAGCTGCTGGAATGGGCCGCCAAGCGCGCCGAGGGCAACGTGATGCTTCGGCAGGACTACTTCCGCCAGGGACACGACGCGACGGTGGTGATGGGGAAGGGGCTTTAG
- the tmk gene encoding dTMP kinase: MPAPPATTPATPQAWMQRLGGRFLVFDGPDGSGKSTQINRLIRAAEQAGLEVVTVREPGGTFVGEQVRSVLLDPANADAIDLTAEMLLFMASRAQLLAEKIRPALERGALVIADRFVSSTLAYQGTAGGLSLDGIRAVARVAVGRTWPDLVLVFDVDEQTAAARMNPLTRQQEFDQAKDRIELRSETFHRKVRQGYLDQATRDPEHYAILDACPDAETVCNTMMQTLAARSAEW, translated from the coding sequence ATGCCCGCCCCCCCCGCTACCACCCCCGCCACCCCCCAAGCATGGATGCAACGCCTTGGCGGACGATTCCTCGTCTTCGATGGCCCCGATGGCTCGGGCAAGTCCACCCAGATCAACCGGCTGATCCGAGCGGCGGAGCAGGCGGGTTTGGAAGTGGTCACCGTCCGCGAGCCGGGGGGGACATTCGTCGGCGAGCAGGTGCGCAGCGTCCTGCTGGACCCGGCGAATGCTGATGCCATCGACCTCACCGCCGAGATGCTGCTGTTCATGGCGAGCCGGGCTCAGCTCCTGGCCGAAAAAATCCGGCCCGCGCTCGAACGCGGGGCTCTGGTCATCGCTGACCGCTTTGTTTCCTCGACGCTGGCCTATCAGGGCACGGCGGGGGGGTTGTCGCTCGACGGTATCCGTGCCGTGGCTCGTGTCGCGGTCGGGCGGACCTGGCCGGACCTGGTGCTGGTGTTCGATGTCGATGAGCAGACCGCCGCGGCGCGGATGAACCCCCTGACCCGGCAGCAGGAGTTTGATCAGGCCAAGGACCGGATCGAACTCCGCAGCGAGACGTTCCACCGCAAAGTCCGGCAGGGCTATCTCGACCAGGCGACCCGTGACCCCGAGCACTATGCCATCCTCGACGCTTGCCCGGACGCCGAGACCGTGTGCAACACGATGATGCAGACGCTCGCGGCGCGCTCGGCCGAGTGGTGA
- a CDS encoding peptidylprolyl isomerase: MRKSLLAVGAVVSLGGAGLAAADPLVVGIGTGNTVARFETVLGPIHIEVFDAVSPSGTNGAYETTITPATATNFKTLIVQDAYQYMFFHRSAFLGNGEPFVVQGGGFRVTDPVSGSLAFVADNGTVINEPGISNTRSTIAMAKTAAGPDTASNQFFFNLGDNSANLDFQNGGFTVFARVLGNDMDIVDQISALLRINASTIHPAFNELPVLNPPVGGQILLSDLVITNDAFLLVPGDANFDSVVDLIDLSTLATNFQTSAIGAEFGDFNFDGVVDLIDLSTLASNFGAGTTVPEPVSAALLGAGLVGLKRRR; encoded by the coding sequence ATGCGAAAGTCTCTGTTGGCAGTTGGTGCTGTGGTGTCGCTGGGGGGTGCGGGGCTGGCCGCCGCTGACCCGCTGGTGGTTGGTATCGGCACCGGCAACACCGTGGCACGTTTCGAGACGGTGCTGGGACCGATCCACATCGAGGTCTTCGATGCGGTGAGCCCAAGCGGAACCAACGGGGCGTATGAGACGACGATCACACCAGCGACGGCGACGAACTTCAAGACGCTGATTGTGCAGGACGCCTATCAGTACATGTTCTTTCACCGCTCGGCGTTTCTGGGGAATGGCGAGCCGTTTGTCGTGCAAGGCGGGGGCTTTCGTGTGACCGATCCGGTGAGTGGATCGCTGGCGTTCGTTGCTGACAACGGCACGGTCATCAATGAGCCGGGCATCTCGAACACGCGCAGCACGATCGCGATGGCGAAGACGGCCGCTGGCCCGGATACGGCGTCAAATCAGTTTTTCTTTAATCTCGGAGACAACAGCGCGAATCTGGATTTCCAGAATGGCGGGTTCACGGTATTCGCACGGGTGCTGGGCAACGACATGGACATCGTGGACCAGATCTCGGCGTTGCTACGCATCAATGCCTCTACGATTCATCCGGCGTTTAATGAACTGCCCGTGCTGAACCCGCCTGTGGGCGGACAGATCCTGCTTAGCGACCTGGTGATCACCAACGACGCCTTCCTGCTGGTGCCCGGGGACGCGAACTTCGATAGCGTGGTCGATCTGATTGATCTCTCGACGCTGGCGACGAACTTCCAGACTTCGGCGATCGGGGCCGAGTTTGGCGACTTCAACTTCGACGGCGTGGTGGACCTGATCGATCTCTCGACGCTGGCGAGCAACTTCGGTGCGGGCACGACGGTGCCTGAGCCGGTGTCGGCGGCGCTGCTGGGGGCTGGGTTGGTGGGGCTGAAGCGTCGACGCTAA